A stretch of Mastomys coucha isolate ucsf_1 unplaced genomic scaffold, UCSF_Mcou_1 pScaffold3, whole genome shotgun sequence DNA encodes these proteins:
- the LOC116074449 gene encoding HLA class I histocompatibility antigen, A-32 alpha chain-like codes for MGATAPRATLLLLTAFLTLTQMKNQSFTRSHFMRYLVTTTASRPGLRDSHVFVVGLVDYMQFMRFDSDGAKQRIQARGPWVKQLGPEYLEWERKNAESYSHRARENLRFAIQIYNQSDNVFHTFQCLIGCDLGPDGRLLRGHYSHGFDGRDYISLNSDLRTWTVADRTAQITKRKWEADGVAEAFSHFWNGFCVLWLLKHLEIGNEILQRSDPPKAHVT; via the exons ATGGGGGCTACAGCACCGCGTGCCACCCTCCTGTTGCTCACAGCGTTCCTGACTCTGACCCAGATGAAGAACCAGAGCTTTACTC GTTCACACTTCATGCGGTATTTGGTAACCACAACTGCATCTCGTCCGGGTCTTCGAGATTCCCATGTCTTCGTTGTTGGCCTTGTAGACTACATGCAGTTTATGCGCTTTGACAGTGATGGAGCTAAGCAGAGGATCCAGGCCAGAGGGCCCTGGGTGAAGCAGTTGGGGCCTGAATATTTGGAGTGGGAGAGAAAAAATGCGGAGAGTTATTCACACAGGGCCCGAGAAAATTTGCGATTTGCAATCCAGATCTATAACCAGAGCGATAACG TCTTTCACACCTTCCAGTGTTTAATCGGTTGTGACCTGGGGCCAGACGGACGCCTCCTCCGTGGGCACTATAGTCATGGTTTCGATGGCCGCGATTACATCAGCCTGAATTCGGACCTGAGAACATGGACTGTGGCAGACAGGACTGCTCAGATCACGAAGCGAAAGTGGGAGGCAGATGGTGTAGCAGAGGCCTTCAGCCACTTCTGGAATGGCTTTTGTGTTCTGTGGCTATTGAAGCACTTGGAGATAGGGAATGAGATTCTACAGCGCTCAG
- the LOC116074642 gene encoding HLA class I histocompatibility antigen, A-23 alpha chain-like isoform X2: protein MESVVLTILFPLLGTAPVSIQASGGSHSLRYFTTVLYDPGYRKSRFTIVCYVDNTEILSFDSDLASQRVEPRVPFIAQDPEHLEELTRISREILILSRIELWTLLGQRENDPPKANVTHHPTLEGDVTLRCWALDFYPADIILTWQRDEEDLTQDMELVETRPSGDGTFQKWAAVVVPSGEEHRYTCHVQHEGLPEPLILKWEPPLSPTTPITGITAGLLLLGVLLIAAVAAIVMRRKRAGSHTAPQAGLELTM from the exons ATGGAGTCCGTGGTGTTGACCATCCTCTTTCCCTTGCTGGGGACTGCCCCAGTCTCAATTCAGGCCAGCGGGG GCTCACACTCCCTGCGGTATTTCACCACTGTCTTGTATGATCCTGGCTACCGCAAATCTCGGTTCACCATCGTGTGCTACGTGGACAACACAGAGATCCTGAGCTTCGACAGCGACTTGGCGAGTCAGAGGGTGGAACCGCGGGTGCCATTTATAGCTCAGGACCCTGAGCATTTGGAGGAGCTAACGCGCATTAGCAGAGAGATCTTAATACTTAGCCGAATCGAACTGTGGACCCTGTTGGGCCAGAGAGAGAATG ATCCCCCCAAAGCAAATGTGACCCATCACCCTACACTTGAAGGTGATGTCACCCTGAGGTGCTGGGCCCTGGATTTCTACCCTGCTGACATCATCTTGACCTGGCAGAGGGATGAGGAGGACCTGACCCAGGACATGGAACTTGTGGAGACCAGACCTTCAGGGGATGGAACCTTCCAGAAGTGGGCAGCTGTGGTGGTGCCTTCAGGAGAAGAGCATAGATACACATGCCATGTGCAACACGAGGGGCTGCCTGAACCTCTCATCTTGAAATGGG aGCCGCCTCTCTCTCCCACCACCCCCATCACGGGGATCACTGCTGGTCTGCTTCTCCTTGGAGTTTTGCTCATTGCAGCTGTGGCTGCCATTGTGATGAGGAGGAAGCGTGCAG GGTCTCACACTGCaccccaggctgggctggaactcactatgtag
- the LOC116074642 gene encoding DLA class I histocompatibility antigen, A9/A9 alpha chain-like isoform X1 has protein sequence MESVVLTILFPLLGTAPVSIQASGGSHSLRYFTTVLYDPGYRKSRFTIVCYVDNTEILSFDSDLASQRVEPRVPFIAQDPEHLEELTRISREILILSRIELWTLLGQRENDPPKANVTHHPTLEGDVTLRCWALDFYPADIILTWQRDEEDLTQDMELVETRPSGDGTFQKWAAVVVPSGEEHRYTCHVQHEGLPEPLILKWGKEGVCGHRVCPWESRSSSADLEHVPHFYPPLPSLCQSRLSLPPPPSRGSLLVCFSLEFCSLQLWLPL, from the exons ATGGAGTCCGTGGTGTTGACCATCCTCTTTCCCTTGCTGGGGACTGCCCCAGTCTCAATTCAGGCCAGCGGGG GCTCACACTCCCTGCGGTATTTCACCACTGTCTTGTATGATCCTGGCTACCGCAAATCTCGGTTCACCATCGTGTGCTACGTGGACAACACAGAGATCCTGAGCTTCGACAGCGACTTGGCGAGTCAGAGGGTGGAACCGCGGGTGCCATTTATAGCTCAGGACCCTGAGCATTTGGAGGAGCTAACGCGCATTAGCAGAGAGATCTTAATACTTAGCCGAATCGAACTGTGGACCCTGTTGGGCCAGAGAGAGAATG ATCCCCCCAAAGCAAATGTGACCCATCACCCTACACTTGAAGGTGATGTCACCCTGAGGTGCTGGGCCCTGGATTTCTACCCTGCTGACATCATCTTGACCTGGCAGAGGGATGAGGAGGACCTGACCCAGGACATGGAACTTGTGGAGACCAGACCTTCAGGGGATGGAACCTTCCAGAAGTGGGCAGCTGTGGTGGTGCCTTCAGGAGAAGAGCATAGATACACATGCCATGTGCAACACGAGGGGCTGCCTGAACCTCTCATCTTGAAATGGGGTAAAGAGGGTGTGTGTGGGCACAGAGTCTGTCCTTGGGAAAGCAGGAGCTCTTCTGCAGACCTTGAGCATGTCCCTCACTTctatcctcctctcccctctctctgccagaGCCGCCTCTCTCTCCCACCACCCCCATCACGGGGATCACTGCTGGTCTGCTTCTCCTTGGAGTTTTGCTCATTGCAGCTGTGGCTGCCATTGTGA
- the LOC116074664 gene encoding HLA class I histocompatibility antigen, alpha chain G-like → MPSACRNFGELLTVTVVSPHNPQRYKFHREEQSLFSLQFSHTSRMGATAPRATLLLLSAFLTLTQTKNQSFTRSHFMRYLVTTTASRPGLRDSHVFIVGYVDYMQFMRFDSDGANQRIQARGPWVKQMGSEYLELERRGSESYSHRARENLRFAIRVYNQSDNVSHTFQCLLGCDLGPDGSLLRGHYSHAFDGHNYISLNSDLRTWTAADRTAQITQRQWEADGVAEHFSHFFNGFCVLWLLKHLKIGKELLQRSDPPKTNVTHHPTLKGDVTLRCWALDFYPADIILTWQRDEEDLTQDMELVETRPSGDGTFQKWAAVVVPSGEEHRYTCHVQHEGLPEPLILKWEPPPSPTTPITRITAGLLLLGVLLIGAVAAIVMRRKHAGSHTAPQAGLELTM, encoded by the exons ATGCCCAGTGCATGTAGGAATTTTGGAGAACTACTCACAGTCACTGTGGTATCTCCCCACAACCCACAGCGCTATAAATTCCACAGAGAGGAACAAAGTCTCTTTTCCCTCCAGTTTTCCCACACATCAAGGATGGGGGCTACAGCACCGCGTGCCACCCTCCTGTTGCTCTCAGCGTTCCTGACTCTGACCCAGACCAAGAACCAGAGCTTTACTC GTTCACACTTCATGCGGTATTTGGTAACCACAACTGCATCTCGTCCGGGTCTTCGAGATTCCCACGTCTTCATTGTTGGCTATGTAGACTACATGCAGTTTATGCGCTTTGACAGTGATGGAGCTAATCAGAGGATCCAGGCGCGAGGGCCCTGGGTGAAGCAGATGGGGTCTGAGTATTTGGAGTTGGAGAGAAGAGGTTCGGAGAGTTATTCACACAGGGCCCGAGAAAACCTGCGATTCGCAATCCGGGTCTATAACCAGAGCGATAACG TCTCTCATACCTTCCAGTGTTTACTCGGTTGTGACTTGGGGCCAGACGGAAGCCTCCTCCGTGGGCACTATAGTCATGCTTTTGATGGCCACAATTACATCAGCCTGAATTCAGACCTGAGAACATGGACTGCGGCAGACAGGACTGCTCAGATCACGCAGCGACAGTGGGAGGCAGATGGTGTAGCAGAGCACTTCAGCCACTTCTTCAATGGCTTTTGTGTTCTGTGGCTATTGAAGCACTTGAAGATAGGGAAGGAGCTTCTACAGCGCTCAG ATCCCCCCAAAACAAATGTGACCCATCACCCTACACTTAAAGGTGATGTCACCCTGAGGTGCTGGGCCCTGGATTTCTACCCTGCTGACATCATCTTGACCTGGCAGAGGGATGAGGAGGACTTGACCCAGGACATGGAACTTGTGGAGACCAGACCTTCAGGGGATGGAACCTTCCAGAAGTGGGCAGCTGTGGTGGTGCCTTCAGGAGAAGAGCATAGATACACATGCCATGTACAACATGAGGGGCTGCCTGAACCCCTCATCTTGAAATGGG agcccccaccctctcccaccaccCCCATCACGAGGATCACTGCTGGTCTGCTTCTCCTTGGAGTTTTGCTCATTGGAGCTGTGGCTGCCATTGTGATGAGGAGGAAGCATGCAG GGTCTCACACTGCaccccaggctgggctggaactcactatgtag